One stretch of Eggerthella lenta DSM 2243 DNA includes these proteins:
- a CDS encoding TrmH family RNA methyltransferase, whose product MIENVETLDDPRLDAFARLTEAQLRSKLEPEKALFIAESGKVIERALAAGMEPLSLLMEAKWLPAMQPIIDEISARWGDGVPVFVAPHDELTKLTGFELTRGALGAFRRPQLPSVADIVRGARRITVLEDITNHTNVGAIFRSAAALGIDAVLVTPACYDPLYRRAVRVSMGTVFQVPWTRIGEEAGAGATGTGGWAPDGVPLLHELGFKTAAFALTDDSVPLDDPALNAEERLALVFGTEGDGLAHDTIARCDYTVRIPMACGVDSLNVAAASAVAFWQLRR is encoded by the coding sequence ATGATCGAGAACGTGGAAACGCTGGACGATCCGCGGCTGGATGCGTTCGCGCGGCTGACCGAGGCGCAGCTGCGCAGCAAGCTGGAGCCGGAGAAAGCGCTGTTCATCGCCGAGTCGGGCAAGGTGATTGAGCGCGCGCTGGCGGCTGGCATGGAGCCTCTGTCGCTGCTCATGGAAGCGAAATGGCTGCCCGCGATGCAGCCGATCATCGACGAGATCTCCGCGCGCTGGGGCGACGGCGTCCCCGTGTTCGTCGCACCGCACGACGAGTTGACGAAGCTCACCGGGTTCGAGCTGACGCGCGGCGCGCTGGGAGCGTTCCGCCGCCCGCAGCTGCCCAGCGTGGCCGATATCGTACGCGGAGCGCGGCGCATCACGGTGCTGGAAGACATCACGAACCACACGAACGTCGGCGCCATCTTCCGCTCGGCCGCAGCCCTCGGCATCGACGCCGTGCTGGTGACGCCCGCCTGCTACGATCCGCTGTACCGGCGCGCCGTGCGCGTGTCGATGGGCACGGTGTTCCAAGTGCCGTGGACGCGCATCGGCGAAGAGGCCGGCGCGGGCGCGACGGGCACGGGCGGCTGGGCGCCCGACGGCGTGCCGCTGCTGCATGAGCTGGGCTTCAAGACCGCAGCCTTCGCGTTGACGGACGACTCGGTGCCGCTGGACGATCCCGCCCTCAACGCCGAGGAGCGCCTGGCGCTGGTGTTCGGCACCGAGGGCGACGGCCTCGCGCACGACACCATCGCCCGCTGCGACTACACCGTGCGCATCCCCATGGCCTGCGGGGTGGACTCGCTCAACGTGGCCGCCGCCAGCGCCGTAGCCTTCTGGCAGCTGCGCCGGTAG
- a CDS encoding cysteine hydrolase family protein — translation MIDPRKAALIIIDMQHGFLDSSSALCVAGAAATVPACTRALNRARELGMPVFHAIREYAADGSDVEAARHRGWVEGGKPVSRACASPRTLDEYEPLAPQPGDRVIAKPRFSAFFATQLDLVLRRLGVGTVVLIGTTTPNCIRTTCYDALSLDYNVVLLEDCTSSRTPEVQAANIEDMAFIGAHIMTCDEFCERGLANVADVAGGVREACFEEAAR, via the coding sequence ATGATCGACCCGCGCAAAGCAGCCCTCATCATCATCGACATGCAACACGGGTTCCTCGACTCCTCGTCGGCGCTATGCGTGGCGGGAGCCGCAGCCACCGTGCCCGCCTGCACGCGAGCGCTCAACCGAGCGCGCGAGCTGGGAATGCCCGTGTTCCACGCCATCCGCGAGTACGCTGCCGACGGCTCGGATGTGGAAGCCGCGCGGCATCGCGGCTGGGTGGAAGGCGGCAAGCCCGTGTCGCGCGCCTGCGCCAGCCCGCGCACGCTGGACGAGTACGAACCGCTGGCGCCGCAGCCGGGCGACCGCGTGATCGCGAAGCCGCGTTTCTCCGCGTTCTTCGCCACGCAGCTGGACCTGGTGCTTCGCCGCCTGGGCGTGGGCACCGTCGTGCTCATCGGCACCACCACGCCGAACTGCATCCGCACCACCTGCTACGACGCGCTGTCGCTCGACTACAATGTGGTGCTGCTGGAAGACTGCACGTCGTCGCGCACGCCGGAGGTGCAGGCGGCGAACATCGAGGACATGGCCTTCATCGGCGCCCACATCATGACCTGCGACGAATTCTGCGAACGCGGTCTGGCGAACGTCGCAGACGTGGCGGGCGGAGTGCGCGAGGCATGCTTCGAGGAGGCAGCCCGATGA
- a CDS encoding Crp/Fnr family transcriptional regulator, with amino-acid sequence MEHHLPLIGRSPLFANIDAADLAPMLQCLGARKRTFPKGSYLFRVGDRTTAMGIMLEGSVRLEKEDYWGNRSILASFGPGQSFAEVYACEPDLAFDINVVAAEDATVLFLDIGRVTTMCPSSCAFHARLIRNLLGIVAKRTHALTRKIEHTTKRTTRAKLLSYLSDQAEAAHASRFVIPFDRQELADYLSVDRSAMCAELSRMKRDGLIDYNRNQFEIVRRSAL; translated from the coding sequence ATGGAACACCACCTGCCCCTCATCGGCCGATCGCCCCTGTTCGCGAACATCGACGCCGCCGACCTCGCGCCCATGCTGCAGTGCCTGGGCGCGCGGAAGCGCACATTCCCCAAAGGCTCCTACCTCTTCCGCGTGGGCGACCGCACCACGGCGATGGGTATCATGCTGGAAGGCTCGGTACGGCTGGAGAAGGAGGACTACTGGGGCAACCGCAGCATCCTCGCATCGTTCGGACCGGGCCAATCGTTCGCCGAAGTGTATGCCTGCGAGCCCGACCTGGCCTTCGACATCAACGTGGTGGCAGCCGAAGACGCGACCGTGCTGTTCCTGGACATCGGGCGCGTGACCACCATGTGCCCGTCGTCGTGCGCGTTCCACGCCCGGCTCATCCGCAACCTGCTGGGCATCGTGGCGAAGCGCACCCACGCGCTGACGCGCAAAATCGAGCACACCACGAAGCGCACGACGCGCGCCAAGCTGCTGTCGTACCTCTCCGACCAGGCGGAAGCCGCGCACGCCAGCCGCTTCGTCATCCCGTTCGACCGCCAGGAGCTGGCCGACTACCTGTCGGTGGACCGCAGTGCCATGTGCGCCGAGCTGTCGCGGATGAAAAGGGACGGCCTCATCGACTACAATAGGAACCAGTTCGAGATCGTGCGAAGGAGCGCCCTATGA
- the hcp gene encoding hydroxylamine reductase, whose product MGDTATMFCFQCEQTAGCTGCTGATGVCGKQASTAVLQDEVTGALVALARTVRAAGMNGDARRTADDLAMEGLFATLTNVDFDDAALADLLARVHAERDSVAASAQVGAAPDYDLAMLWNAPEDARSLKSLVLFGLRGLAAYAYHAAALGYRDDAVSSFLHEGLAALADDEADADVLLPLSLKVGEVNLRCMELLDRANTETFGTPEPTTVTRAVEAGPFIVVSGHDLHDLKLLLDQTEGRGVNVYTHGELLPAHAYPELKRYAHLKGNVGTAWQSQRVEFADLPAPVLFTTNCLMPPAASYADRVFTTGPVAYPGMMHVEAAPDGGKDFEPLIQRALELGGYAAATDTTGTFTTGFGHSAVLGVADTVVDAVKQGAISRFFLVGGCDGARPGRSYFRDFVQQAPDDSIILTLACGKFRFNDLDLGTIGGLPRIMDMGQCNDAYGAIRVAVALAEAFDCGVNDLPLTLVLSWYEQKAVSILLTLLHLGIRGIYLGPTLPAFVSPGVLDVLVREFDVRPITTPEEDLKAILA is encoded by the coding sequence ATGGGCGATACGGCGACGATGTTCTGCTTCCAATGCGAGCAGACGGCTGGATGTACTGGCTGCACCGGGGCGACCGGCGTGTGCGGCAAGCAGGCGAGCACGGCTGTTTTGCAGGACGAGGTGACGGGCGCGCTCGTTGCTCTGGCGCGAACCGTACGTGCTGCGGGGATGAACGGGGACGCGCGGCGAACGGCGGACGATCTTGCGATGGAAGGTTTGTTCGCTACGCTGACGAACGTTGATTTCGACGATGCGGCCTTGGCCGACCTCCTCGCGCGCGTCCATGCCGAGCGCGATTCCGTTGCAGCGTCGGCGCAGGTGGGGGCTGCGCCCGACTACGATCTGGCCATGCTGTGGAACGCACCCGAGGACGCGCGTTCGCTCAAGTCGCTGGTGCTGTTCGGTCTGCGCGGGCTGGCGGCCTACGCCTATCATGCAGCGGCGCTGGGCTATCGCGACGACGCGGTGTCGTCCTTCCTGCATGAAGGCTTGGCCGCGCTGGCCGACGACGAGGCCGACGCCGACGTGTTGCTGCCGCTGTCGCTCAAGGTGGGCGAGGTGAACCTGCGCTGTATGGAGTTGCTCGATCGGGCGAACACCGAGACGTTCGGCACGCCGGAGCCCACCACGGTGACGCGCGCGGTGGAAGCCGGCCCCTTCATTGTGGTCTCTGGTCACGACCTGCACGACCTCAAGCTGCTGCTCGATCAGACGGAAGGCCGCGGCGTGAACGTCTACACGCACGGCGAGCTGCTTCCCGCGCACGCGTATCCCGAGTTGAAGCGCTATGCCCACCTCAAGGGCAATGTGGGAACCGCATGGCAGAGCCAGCGCGTCGAGTTCGCCGACCTGCCCGCGCCCGTCCTGTTCACCACGAACTGCCTCATGCCGCCGGCGGCCTCCTACGCCGACCGCGTGTTCACCACCGGTCCTGTGGCGTACCCCGGCATGATGCACGTTGAGGCTGCGCCCGACGGCGGGAAAGACTTCGAGCCGCTCATCCAGCGTGCGCTGGAGCTGGGCGGTTATGCGGCTGCAACCGATACGACCGGCACGTTCACCACGGGCTTCGGCCACAGCGCCGTCCTCGGCGTGGCCGACACCGTGGTCGACGCGGTGAAGCAAGGCGCCATCAGCCGTTTCTTCCTTGTGGGCGGCTGCGACGGTGCGCGTCCGGGCCGCAGCTACTTCCGCGACTTCGTGCAGCAGGCTCCCGACGACAGCATCATCCTGACGCTGGCGTGCGGCAAGTTCCGCTTCAACGACCTGGACTTGGGCACTATCGGCGGTCTGCCGCGCATCATGGACATGGGTCAGTGCAACGACGCGTACGGCGCCATCCGCGTGGCCGTGGCGCTGGCCGAGGCGTTCGACTGCGGCGTGAACGACCTGCCGCTGACGCTGGTGCTGTCGTGGTACGAGCAGAAGGCCGTGTCCATCCTGCTGACGCTGTTGCATCTGGGGATTCGCGGAATCTACCTGGGTCCGACTCTGCCCGCATTCGTGTCGCCCGGCGTGTTGGATGTGCTGGTGCGCGAGTTCGACGTCCGCCCCATCACCACGCCGGAGGAGGACTTGAAGGCGATTTTGGCGTAG